A single Bacillus sp. OxB-1 DNA region contains:
- a CDS encoding WecB/TagA/CpsF family glycosyltransferase, translated as MKETILGVQVNTENYDELIPKLFRNIDDKKKSLVVAINPEKLMKAKDDPELKALLNRAEFQIPDGIGVILASKLQKGNIKSRVTGVDMMDRIVREAARTGKSIFLYGAKPGVAEQAARKLIETYPTLQVAGTQDGYEQNTQKVIDTINAAQPDILFVAMGSPKQELWIEQHRDNLHPILYQGVGGSFDVLAGNIKRAPAIFQKFGAEWLYRLLKEPSRIKRQMNLPKFLLEILARK; from the coding sequence ATGAAGGAAACGATTTTAGGCGTTCAGGTGAACACCGAAAATTACGATGAACTCATCCCGAAACTGTTCCGGAACATCGACGACAAGAAGAAATCGCTTGTCGTCGCCATCAATCCGGAAAAGCTCATGAAAGCGAAAGACGATCCCGAGCTGAAGGCGCTCCTGAACCGTGCGGAATTCCAAATTCCGGACGGGATCGGCGTCATTCTCGCGTCGAAGCTGCAAAAAGGGAACATCAAATCCCGCGTCACCGGTGTCGACATGATGGACCGCATCGTCCGCGAAGCGGCCCGGACCGGTAAATCTATCTTTCTATACGGGGCCAAACCGGGCGTTGCCGAACAAGCAGCCCGCAAATTAATAGAAACCTATCCCACCCTACAAGTCGCCGGCACACAGGATGGCTATGAGCAAAATACGCAAAAAGTCATCGATACGATCAACGCCGCCCAACCGGACATCCTATTCGTCGCCATGGGATCGCCCAAGCAGGAACTGTGGATCGAGCAGCACCGGGACAACCTCCATCCGATCCTCTACCAAGGCGTCGGCGGATCATTCGATGTCCTCGCGGGCAACATTAAACGCGCACCGGCCATCTTCCAAAAATTCGGAGCGGAGTGGCTATATCGATTGCTGAAAGAACCAAGCCGCATCAAGCGGCAAATGAACCTTCCGAAATTTTTGTTGGAAATATTAGCCCGAAAATAA